The genomic DNA ATTGGTGTACGTGGGCATGTCAACCGTAACCTAAATGAGTTTCAACCCATTATTAGACTTGGctcccaaaaaaaaaagatttTGCTTTGGACTAGAAGCAAGCTCAAACTTACGGGATCACCAAGATCGATATTCCCGAACAACCCACACGATTCCATGAGCCCGGGTAGCGAATTGGTCAGCTGAACGTGTATATCCCGCTTTGCGTAGACCGCATAGTAGAGATCCTCGAGAAGCTCGTAATCGTGCCCAAGCGGCGTTGGTTCGATCGTGAGCTCCCTGCGAGGAGGTGTGAGGGGCGGAGAGAGCGGGCCCTGGAACGAGACAACGGATGAATGCGCGAGGTGTGTGTTGGAACCAGCGGGGGGTGGGTGCAACGAGAGAACAGACGCCTGACCGGGGTGTATCGAGCCATCCATGGAGCGAAGAGAGAGCGCAGAGCCGAGTGCAGCGCTGGATAGGGCAAATCCAAAAGAGGGAACGCCCAAACCCATGGAAGCTGATGCCGAACGTGGTTCATCAGAAGAGGCTCGCGCTGGCTCGGGGGGAAGAATCGGGCTGGATCCCGCAGCGGTAACACAAGAGACAAACAAGGGCTGGGCAACACTCTTGCGCGCCGTGGCTGTGTCCGAATCGCCCCTGGTCGGACTTGTTGCAGCCGAACGCCTAGGACCACGTAGTATCCTTCCGATCCCGGCACGCACCCCGGTGCTCTCGCCATCGCTAAAGGTCCCACGCAATATATCTCGAGAACGCGATCGGGGCTTGGACACGGATTCGCCCCTCGAGCGCGACATGGTTTCCGAGGGCGTTGTGGAGCCACCACGGCGCGAACTAGCCCTAGTGCCATCGCTCATCCGTAACAGCGAACCTAGTTCAGTCGCGAATGGGGGAGGTGTCGGGGTCGGCTGCCGATTTCGGACCGTCTCGTCAGATTTACCGCGGACCGTCTCGTTTCCCCCTGGGCCAATACTTGCATCGCTCAGGCGCATGGTGCCTGGACGTTCTTCATCTTGCGAAGGATCACGGTTCCGCCCACTTGCGGCCTCTCGAAATGTCGCGATTTCGGTCCAAGTCGGACGAGCGGTCAACGAACGCGGCAAGATAGGAAAAATAATATCTGTTGAACAACCGTgtcagaaaaaaaaaagcgcATTTAGCTTGATTTGGGCAAGGCGCAAAACGAACCCTCTGTGGTTAGATCAAGTGTGCCGCCCGGCTGGAGAACCCGGGCAATTTCTGATAACAAGAGTGACCATGCGTGGTAGGGTATAGCGTGCGAGAGGTCGCGCATGTGCACACGGTCAAAACTCTCATTGTCAAACGGCAGTTGGTCAGCGAGGCTTAATACCCAGGTGGTCAGCGCGTGAGACCAAAAAAGGCAAGGACAATCTTACAAGTCTCCTTTGACCCAAGTGACTCGACCTGAAGCCGGGCCTTTCTGGGAGGACAATTGAGCACGATTAAGTAGAACAATGTCCATGCCGACGAATTCGCATGTCGGCCATTGACGCAAGGCACCTCGGATCCATTCTATTTACGACCATGTCACACTGATTCGATACTCGGAGGTTATCTGCTTACCTCCACCCCCACAGCCCAAATCGAGGCAACTCCGAGGCTCATTCTGTTCTTGAATGATACTAGAGAAAGAAGAATAATTCGAATGCAATAAATGGCCTAGTGCATTGCTGATGATCGAGCGAGTTAAATTGGAGAAACATAGGAGCAAGCCAAGAGAAGGACGTACTTGGCCAGAGTCTCGGGTGAGTAATCGAGGGGGTACGGAATGGGTCTGGGCGTCGAGAGGGTGCCGCTAGCTTCCTCTTTGCGCTCTCGGCGAGCCTGCTTGACGCCTCGGGTGAATTGGGACCGGAGGTGTCGGCGACCATTGCGCAAGGCCCATTCGGGGTGGTCCTCGGCACAGGGTAGTAGGCGTTTTGCAACGGCAGATGGGAGTGCGGGGTCGCTGGGGTCGAGAATGACAAATGAGCTGTTGACTGA from Rhizoctonia solani chromosome 16, complete sequence includes the following:
- a CDS encoding methyltransferase domain protein — encoded protein: MDGDAALSLDVGPPAALAVYDFLEYHAPQAPIAIPAHYSTCTSPFRLEHRERCRTQTTPTITHTAHTVPPPASRLRGPLGHRAPISSPRPFQTPAASYSRPASARHLPCEAGPHDLWMGARVSPRLGLRTPLPLAATGTRLHPTVPRPALNPRLLAPSGSSDSVSDSDPYPRAVSVNSSFVILDPSDPALPSAVAKRLLPCAEDHPEWALRNGRRHLRSQFTRGVKQARRERKEEASGTLSTPRPIPYPLDYSPETLANNALGHLLHSNYSSFSSIIQEQNEPRSCLDLGCGGGEWIRGALRQWPTCEFVGMDIVLLNRAQLSSQKGPASGRVTWVKGDFLADQLPFDNESFDRVHMRDLSHAIPYHAWSLLLSEIARVLQPGGTLDLTTEDIIFPILPRSLTARPTWTEIATFREAASGRNRDPSQDEERPGTMRLSDASIGPGGNETVRGKSDETVRNRQPTPTPPPFATELGSLLRMSDGTRASSRRGGSTTPSETMSRSRGESVSKPRSRSRDILRGTFSDGESTGVRAGIGRILRGPRRSAATSPTRGDSDTATARKSVAQPLFVSCVTAAGSSPILPPEPARASSDEPRSASASMGLGVPSFGFALSSAALGSALSLRSMDGSIHPGQASVLSLHPPPAGSNTHLAHSSVVSFQGPLSPPLTPPRRELTIEPTPLGHDYELLEDLYYAVYAKRDIHVQLTNSLPGLMESCGLFGNIDLGDPVTVDMPTYTNKSCRRDEAHTPPTPDMSPKSGNLSYPSTDRDHVSTSPQVCSPSVREAMWEELVLRRELGDSDDQHVRQERMRFEDMITSYAASIQALIDVPSKLTAGVQWRRPVPREQTPEQKWVAAESQKLRTAWAAREACQGLTGYSTCSRRIRTIIATKA